Proteins encoded by one window of Gemmatimonadaceae bacterium:
- a CDS encoding adenine phosphoribosyltransferase — translation MITRPRPEGRDELSRAARATIRDVPDFPKPGIVFKDITPVLADASLFARVTESMAAGAAALNITHVVAIESRGFLFAAPVAQQLGVSLIPVRKPGKLPFRRVREEYALEYGTDALEMHEDALGAGARVLVVDDVLATGGTAAATRRLVERAGGTVVAFSFVIDLTFLNGRQQLVGSSVDAIVEY, via the coding sequence ATGATTACCAGGCCACGGCCCGAAGGGCGTGACGAACTGTCGCGTGCGGCGCGCGCGACGATACGCGACGTGCCGGACTTTCCCAAGCCGGGCATCGTGTTCAAGGACATTACCCCCGTGCTCGCCGACGCGTCGCTCTTCGCGCGCGTGACGGAGAGCATGGCGGCGGGGGCGGCCGCGCTGAACATCACGCACGTGGTCGCCATCGAGAGCCGCGGCTTCCTCTTCGCCGCGCCCGTCGCGCAGCAGCTGGGCGTGTCGCTCATCCCCGTGCGCAAGCCGGGCAAGCTGCCCTTCCGCCGCGTGCGCGAGGAGTATGCCCTGGAGTACGGCACCGACGCGCTGGAAATGCATGAGGACGCGCTCGGCGCCGGCGCCCGCGTGCTCGTCGTGGACGACGTGCTCGCCACCGGCGGCACGGCCGCGGCCACGCGGCGCCTGGTGGAGCGCGCTGGTGGCACGGTCGTGGCGTTCTCGTTCGTGATCGACCTGACGTTCCTCAACGGGCGTCAGCAGCTCGTCGGGTCGTCGGTGGACGCGATCGTGGAGTACTGA